Sequence from the Streptomyces peucetius genome:
GGCCCGCACCCGGCTGCTGGTGACCGCCGTGCAGGTCGCCGCCGACCTCGGCGCGCACGCCGTGCACTGCTTCAGCGGCATCACCCCGCCCGGCACCGACGACGACACCGCGTGGAAGCGTCTGGAGGAGGCGATCCTGCCCGTGCTCGACGCGGCCGCCTTCGCCGGTGTGCCGATCGCGATCGAGCCCGAACCGGGCCACCTCCTCGAGAGCATCGCCGACTTCCACCACCTGCGCACGTCGCTCGGCAATCCCGCGCCCCTCGGTCTGACCCTGGACATCGGCCACTGCCGGTGCCTGGAGCCGGACTCGCCCGAGGAATGTGTCCGCGCGGCCGCGCCGTGGCTGCGGCATGTGCAGATCGAGGACATGCGCCGCGGGGTGCACGAACATCTGCCGTTCGGTGAAGGGGAGATCGACTTCCCGCCCGTGCTGGCGGCGCTCGCCGCCACCGGCTACCAGGGCCTCACGGTCGTCGAGCTGCCCCGCCACTCCCACGCGGGCCCCGAACTGGCCCGCCGGTCCATCGAGTTCCTCCGCACCGCAGTCACGAAGGGAGCACCGGCACCGTGACGCAGACCGCACCCTGGACCCGCGCGGACGTCGGCGCCCGGCTGGCCGACGACGCCGCCCGCGCCTGGCTCGACGAGGCGCTGGCCGACGCCGCCCGGGCGGCGCAGGCGCCCCCCGTCGAGTCGTCCCCGTACACCTCGCACAGCTGGGAGCTGAGCTTCGCCGCCGCCGGGCGGCACTGCGGCCAGGACAACGCGGACGCCGTCCGTACGCTCCTGCTCGTCGAGGCCCGCGCGGGCGTCGAGACCCTGACGCGGCTCTACCGGCAGGGCAGCGCCGCAGAACGCCGCGCCGTGCTCCTGGCGCTGCCGGCCCTGGTCGACGGCCCGTGCGCCGTGCACCTCGTCGACGACGCGCTGCGCACCAACGACACCCGCCTCGTCTCGGCCGCCGTCGGCCCGTACGCCGCCGCTCATCTCGACCCGCACGCCTGGCGGCACGCCGTCCTCAAGTGCCTGTTCACCGGCGTGCCCCTGGACGCGGTCGCGGACCTGGCCGTACGGGCGGCCGGTGACGCCGAACTCGCCCGCATGCTCACCGACTACGCCGCCGAGCGCAGCGCCGCCGGCCGCGACATCCCCCACGATCTCGAGCGCGCGCTCACCCTGACCGGTGAGCAGCCCCAGCGGCCCCAGGAGCTGTGATGCGTATCTTCGACCCCCACATCCACATGACCTCCCGCACCACCGACGACTACGAGGCGATGTACACGGCCGGGGTGCGCGCCCTCGTCGAACCGTCCTTCTGGCTCGGCCAGCCCCGGACCTCCCCGGCCAGCTTCTTCGACTACTTCGACGCCCTGCTCGGCTGGGAGCCGTACCGCGCCGCCCAGTACGGCATAGCCCACCACTGCACGGTCGCGCTCAATCCCAAGGAGGCCAACGACCCCCGCTGCACGCCCGTTCTGGACGCGCTGCCCCGCTATCTCGTCAAGGACTCGGTCGTCGCCGTCGGCGAGATCGGCTACGACTCCATGACGCCCGCGGAGGACACGGCGCTCGCGGCGCAGCTGCAGCTCGCCGCCGACCACGGCCTGCCCGCGCTCGTCCACACGCCGCACCGCGACAAACTGGCCGGTCTGCACCGCACCGTCGACGTCGTCCGTGAGTCGTGCCTGCCCATGGACCGGGTCCTGCTGGACCACCTCAACGAGACGACCGTGAAGCCCGCCCGTGACAGCGGCTGCTGGCTCGGCTTCTCCATCTACCCGGACACCAAGATGGACGAGGACCGGATGGTCACCGTCCTGCGGACGTACGGGACGGAGAAGGTCCTGATCAACTCGGCCGCCGACTGGGGGAGAAGCGACCCGCTCAAGACCCGCAAGGTCGGCGACGCCATGCTCGCCGCCGGTTTCACCGAGGACGACGTCGACCAGGTCCTGTGGCGCAACCCGGTCGCGTTCTACGGGCTCAGCGGCCGGCTCCAGCTCGACGTCCCGAAGCCGGAGGCCCTGCACGAGGGCAACTCCGTCCTGCGCGGCGGGGAATGAGAGGAGCCACGGATGCGCTTCCGTCACCCCGACGGCTCCACCGTCCACCTCTCCTACTGCACCAACGTCCACTCCGCCGAAACCCTCGACGGCGTCCTCGCCCAGCTGCGCGACCACTGCGAGCCGGTACGCAGACGCCTGGGCCGTGACCGTCTCGGCATCGGCCTGTGGCTCGCCAAGGACGCCGCCCGCTCGCTGATCACGGACCCGGCCGCGCTGCGGGGACTGCGCGCGGAACTGGAACGGCGCGGCCTCGAGGTGGTCACGCTCAACGGCTTCCCCTACGAGGGTTTCGGCGCGGAAGAGGTCAAGTACCGCGTCTACAAACCCGACTGGGCGGACGCCGAACGCCTCGCCCACACCACGGACCTGGCCCGTCTCCTCGCCGCCCTGCTGCCCGACGACGTCACCGAGGGCACCGTCTCCACCCTGCCCCTCGCTTGGCGGACCGACTTCGACGAGCGCGCGGCCGCCACCGCCGGTGCCGCGCTGACCACCCTCGCCGAGCGGCTCGACGCACTCGAGGAACTCACCGGCAAGTCGATCCGGATCGCCCTCGAACCGGAGCCGGGCTGCACGGTGGAGACCACCGCCGACGCGATCGGACCTCTGTCCGCACTGCCCGGCAGCCGTATCGGCGTGTGCGTCGACACCTGCCATCTCGCCACCTCCTTCGAAGACCCGGAGACCGCCCTCGCCGCTCTTGCCGCGGCGGGCGTGTCCGTCCCCAAGGCGCAACTGTCCGCCGCCCTGCACGCCGAGGAGCCTCATCTGCCCGAGGTGCGCGACGCGCTGGCCGCCTTCGCGGAGCCCCGCTTCCTGCACCAGACCCGGACCCTCACGGCCGCCGGACTGCGCGGCACCGACGACCTCGGCCAGGCCGTGGCCGGTGACACGCTCCCCGACGGCGGGCCCTGGCGCGCCCACTTCCACGTCCCCCTGCACGCCCCGCCCGCCGCACCGCTCACCTCCACCCTTCCCGTGCTCCAGGACACCCTGACCCGGCTCGTGGGCGTCCCCGAACCCCGCACCCGCCATCTCGAGGTCGAGACCTACACCTGGCAGGCCCTCCCGGCCGAGCTGCGCCCCCGCACCCGCACCCAGCTCGCCGACGGGATCGCCGCGGAACTCACCCTCGCCCGCGACCTGCTCACCGACCTCGGCCTCAAAGAGCTGCCGTGAAGGACGTGAAGGAACTGCCATGAGCGACCAGCGCCCCACCCCCCTTCTGGTCCTGGACGTCGTCGGCCTCACCCCCCGGCTCCTCGACCACATGCCCCGCCTCAAGGCGTTCGCCGCGGCCGGCTCGCAGGCGAACCTGACCACCGTGCTGCCGGCCGTCACCTGCGCGGCGCAGTCCACCTTCCTCACCGGTACCCTCCCCGCCGAGCACGGCATCGTCGCCAACGGCTGGTACTTCCGCGAACTCGGCGACGTACTGCTGTGGCGCCAGCACAACGGCCTGGTGTCCGGCGACAAGATCTGGGACGCGGCCCGACGCGCCCACCCCGGCTACACGGTCGCCAACATCTGCTGGTGGTACGCGATGGGTGCCGACACCGACATCACCGTCACTCCCCGGCCCGTCTACTACGCCGACGGCCGCAAGGAACCCGACTGCTACACCC
This genomic interval carries:
- a CDS encoding sugar phosphate isomerase/epimerase family protein; amino-acid sequence: MSTSTSTSTSTSTETTAEPLRLGYGTNGLTDLRLDDALGLLADLGYDGVGLTLDHMHLDPLAPDLAARTSRVARRLGELGLTTTVETGARYVLDPRRKHGPSLLDPDPDGRAARTRLLVTAVQVAADLGAHAVHCFSGITPPGTDDDTAWKRLEEAILPVLDAAAFAGVPIAIEPEPGHLLESIADFHHLRTSLGNPAPLGLTLDIGHCRCLEPDSPEECVRAAAPWLRHVQIEDMRRGVHEHLPFGEGEIDFPPVLAALAATGYQGLTVVELPRHSHAGPELARRSIEFLRTAVTKGAPAP
- a CDS encoding EboA domain-containing protein, yielding MTQTAPWTRADVGARLADDAARAWLDEALADAARAAQAPPVESSPYTSHSWELSFAAAGRHCGQDNADAVRTLLLVEARAGVETLTRLYRQGSAAERRAVLLALPALVDGPCAVHLVDDALRTNDTRLVSAAVGPYAAAHLDPHAWRHAVLKCLFTGVPLDAVADLAVRAAGDAELARMLTDYAAERSAAGRDIPHDLERALTLTGEQPQRPQEL
- a CDS encoding TatD family hydrolase yields the protein MRIFDPHIHMTSRTTDDYEAMYTAGVRALVEPSFWLGQPRTSPASFFDYFDALLGWEPYRAAQYGIAHHCTVALNPKEANDPRCTPVLDALPRYLVKDSVVAVGEIGYDSMTPAEDTALAAQLQLAADHGLPALVHTPHRDKLAGLHRTVDVVRESCLPMDRVLLDHLNETTVKPARDSGCWLGFSIYPDTKMDEDRMVTVLRTYGTEKVLINSAADWGRSDPLKTRKVGDAMLAAGFTEDDVDQVLWRNPVAFYGLSGRLQLDVPKPEALHEGNSVLRGGE
- the eboE gene encoding metabolite traffic protein EboE; translation: MRFRHPDGSTVHLSYCTNVHSAETLDGVLAQLRDHCEPVRRRLGRDRLGIGLWLAKDAARSLITDPAALRGLRAELERRGLEVVTLNGFPYEGFGAEEVKYRVYKPDWADAERLAHTTDLARLLAALLPDDVTEGTVSTLPLAWRTDFDERAAATAGAALTTLAERLDALEELTGKSIRIALEPEPGCTVETTADAIGPLSALPGSRIGVCVDTCHLATSFEDPETALAALAAAGVSVPKAQLSAALHAEEPHLPEVRDALAAFAEPRFLHQTRTLTAAGLRGTDDLGQAVAGDTLPDGGPWRAHFHVPLHAPPAAPLTSTLPVLQDTLTRLVGVPEPRTRHLEVETYTWQALPAELRPRTRTQLADGIAAELTLARDLLTDLGLKELP